CATAGCTCTAAAGACGAGCAGTTACGTAAGCAAGGCCTTAACCTTGTGTCTGGGCTCAGCAGCGAGTTAGGAAATGTCAAGAAAGCAGCTATGATGGACTTCGATGTCTTGCACGGTTATGTCAATAAGCTAGAAACAGGTCTTGAAAAAATCAAGTCATTCTTGCAGCTTGAGAGGCAATATACACAAGGCCAGACATTCTTTACGACAATGCAAAGTTTTCTGAAGGAAGCTGAGAAGGAGATAGAGCAAGTCAGAGGCGAGGAGAAGAGGGCTTTGGTGAGAGTAAAAGACATCACTGAGTATTTTCATGGTGACACCTCAAAGGAGGAAGCACACCCTCTTAGGATATTCATGGTGGTGAGGGACTTCCTCTCGACGTTGGATCATGTCTGCAAGGAGGTTGGTCGGATGCAGCAGGACAGGACTGTCATTGGCTCGGCCAGGTCATTCCGCATCTCGGCTACAACCTCATTGCCAGTTAAATCTGTATGGACAACGGAGGGAGAACAACTCTGACGATGACAGTCCATCGTCATAGGACAGGGAGATTAAGGAACAAAGTCACAAACTGGATTTTTGAATGAACATAGCACATCAACCTTGTCAGCGTTAAGCAGCTGCGTAGCCGGAGCTGCAGATGTTGAgatgacaatgacaatgagccaATGAGGCACATATTTAATCTTGGGAAGACCAAGGTTGGGATAGATGGGGGTTTATACGTTTGGATCATGTAGATTTTTTGTACAAAGGAAAAATAATTATAACACGTTGTTTTTCTACTCGTTGGGTAATTTGCACGAATTGAGGCCTAGAAAGCTGCTCGCGTTCAGTAGTACCTTGCAGCCTGTGGGTATATGACTATATtcttatgtaattatgctcatTTTGTGGTGGACTACTAATATAACCTGAAAACAACTCATCAGAAGGGAAATTTCTGTGCTCTAAATCTGAAAAACCTGGAAGTAACCCCTTTCTTTACCGAAAATGTAGTAAGTGACTTGTATAAAGTGATTTTTCTCAACGAGTGTCTTCTGATATTACACCTTATGTCCTTATGCATGGACGAACAGCAATACCTTTCGATTATGCCTTAGTGGATGAACGCTTTTATCTCTATATAACGTTACAGAAGTGCATAGCACAGCCATCGTTCCAGATATCTGCAGGcaaaataaaagtaaaaaagGGAGGCATCACTATGTTCGCTATCAAAGTAGCACAGTAAACGCGAAAGGGTGTGCGAGGGTCACTGCCAGCAAAGCTATCATCATAATCTGCACAATTGCCAGCAGCAGCCTTGTTTATCCATCGTCGCGGCCTTTTCGGTTTCCTCTGCACAGGTGATCCGTCACTTTAGTCGTCACTTTAGTGTTACGAACAAACATCCTAGTGAAACaaacatgtgatcaattagcatCTCTAACTACCATCTGCAGTTAACAATCAAAGAGACATCTATTGGAAACAACCGTTCCACCCGAACGGATATATCCATATCCcttaaacatgtatatatatttatacactCAAAGATCAATAACAAAATACGTTGTCAATCACTTGTTCTACCACTGATCGGCCACAACAATCAAGAAAAGAGGCACGAAGACCTCTGTACACACGGTAAGCCATGCCTCCACGCAGGAACTTACCAATCCACCATATGTCCCTGGAAACAGCGAtctttcttgttcttcctctccgtCATCGTCCACTGGTCCGCCGTCAATTCCATGGTCATCAAGGCTGACTTGCACCCTTCGGTCATCACGGCCATCGTTGACTTCGCTTCTACGGTGGCCATGGACGCCACAACCATCGCTATGGTTTTGGCCACCCGAGGGCACCAGCGCCAGAGGCGAGCATTACCTCGTCGTAGAGGACCCACACGATCTCTCCTCCGACTGGGACGGTCACCCCACCGTGCACTGTTTGTAAGCTCTATTCATAAGCACTGTTTCTTTTTTACGATTACCattttatggatttttttttaattagtgAGAACTGTTCGTAAGCACTTCGTGTCAATAGATTTCTATGCATACCTGGAAATGGATGTGATTTGTCATAAGCTACCACACGAAAGCAATGGCGCCATCAAACACTAGCAAGTCCAATAGCATGTTCCTCAAAAGCAGATGACCACACAGAACTGCACTGAAGCGTCTCTGATACAAAATTACAAACCTTTGGGCAACTCAAAGGCAACATGAACAATCAGGATAAGTGCGCAACACTGCACGACACAAGTACTTTAGGATTTCTCATTTCATGTGCTATTTTTGACAATATATATGAGCAACTATGGAGGGGTGCTTCATGGCATCATATGATTCAAAATGCCATGTACGAAAGTAGTTGGGTGCCTGGTGCCCTGGTCTATCGTATGAGTGCCTCCAAAAATGCCATGTACAGTTCCCGCCCTTCAAAAGTTGAGCGCTGCCAGCAGCTAAAGCCCTGTCATTCCTTGCATATGCTTCTTCATTGCCCGATCTCTCCTGTTATGGTTCCGACCACCTCTCcttccaccgccaccgccacgagCCAGCCCTCCTCGAGCAAAGCCTTGTGCTGGATCATGGTCTTCATTATCCTCTGATAAATGGTCATGGCTCCTGTCCCCTCGTCTTGCACCACGGCCAAAACCTTGTTGGCCATTAGGTCTCCCGTTTTCTTCTGCCGGGTTGCCCTGATTCCAGCCTCCTCTTCTACCACCACGGCCGAAGCCTTGTCCATTAGGGTTCTCATTTTCTTCTGGAGGGTTGCCTCGACCCCTGCCACCTCTTCTGCCTCGGCCACGGGGATTTGAACCTCCTCTGCTCAAGTTGTTTGCatcatcaacctcctcttcctccacatCTATATGGTGCCTGTTGGGAACTCCCATAGGAACATTTCCACCACGGCCAAGGCCATAAATTGTATCTTTTTGAGTTTGCCGCATGACAGCCGCTTCTCGAGCACTAGATGCAGCGACTGAACCAGCAACCTTATAACTGTAGTTCTTCCCGTCCTTAACAAAAAACTGAGGTTTCTTCTGTGAGTTCCATCTTGGGCCCTGTGATGAAGCCTCAGTGTCATTGGCACCATCAATTTCGTCATAACTTGACTCTACCACACTGAAGCCGAGATCATCAAATGAATCatcatattcatcttcatattcATACTGGGATTCAAGGATAACAGATCTAACTGCACTTTTAGCATTTGAGTCCAAAGTTGCAGTGTCAGGCAAATCATCATTAGCCTTCCTTGTAAATCTACCTTGTCGGACAGATGATACGGATGAGGATGGGCCCTGGGATGCTGATGAAACTGAAGACGGGCCATCTTCAACAATGTAACACGTCTCCGTACTTTGAGGTGCAGTCTGCACTAATATGCCTTTCCCTTTATCTTTCACAGCAGTTGGTGCAAGTTTTTTCTGTGGCATCTCTTCTGATGACGTATCCAAAGCTAGAAGGTCTTGATGAAGTGTGCCTTCTAATATCCTTTGGATAACTTCCTCGGGGTTCAGGTTGTAGGCTTCCAGGCAAGCAGCAAGGAAACCCTTCCCATAATCAGGAAAAAGATCCCTTATCTGACTTATCTTGGATTCAATTATTGCCGCTTCCTCATCCTTCTGTTGCAATTCACCACCATGAGAAGAGACTGCCAAATCAGGTACACTATTCCAAGAGGTGTGAGTAGATCCACACAAACGTGATATGAACTGGAAGTGCTCATCATCCATGTATATCCATCCTGTTAAGAGTGGGAGGAACACAAAGTACATTTCACAAAAGGTTTCTGGCGTCAAAATGATTCTTAGGAACAAGAAAATGTGGGAAAAATTGCTTGTATGCCACTAATTTAGCTGTGTTTCGAAGATTTGCCATCCTAACCCACTTGTCATTGACACAGGTGGCTCCATGTGTCGGTGAGAGAGGGGTGGCATTTTGTCGAAACACAACTAAATTAGTGGCAACTGGGCAAATTCCCCAAACAAGTGAACACTTCCTTATGAAGTCATAACTCAAAAGTATCAAGGATGATAGCAACAAAAGTAAAGGTACCAAAACAGTTGAAATGTTGAATAGAAGCTTTAACAGGGGCAAAATTCTCCTTTACTCACTCCAAAATTGACACCTAATGCAGCTGCACATTAGAATTCAGTTAGAATATTAGCCCTCGGATCTAAAATACCTAGGAGACACTTTGATTAGACACCTTTTAAGAGAAAACTGCAAGTGTGATTTTACGAAAAGACATCCTTTCATTAAAAGACAACTCTGTTTATCACCCTTTAGAAACTATAAATAGTCTAGAAATGCAATTAAACAACGTTGAAACAACACAAAACAAAGCGGGCTATATGCTAGTGCTAGAAAAACTCAATTCAAATGAAGACATCAGAGACTTGAAAGCATGAAAAAAATCCTCTTGGATGGTGATTCTGGCAAGAACATTTCCATTTACAAAGGATAGAGAATTCCTGTCTTCAAAAGTTTGCCATTGATTGAGAGGTGATACTTCCTAAAACTGGAAGTCTAAGCTTCTATGAAACAGCACTGAAGCTTATCAGCTTTTCAATTGTGTTAACTCACTCAGTGATTGTAAGAGCAGGCATCATAGCAGGATAAAtatatttcatatatatatgcagAAAATGTCCTCATATGAGGCATTCACACCTGATGATGACTTCTACAAATAAGCTATAGATCATATACTAAATATTATAAGCACTAGGTAAGTATTTGACTGATAACTTTGATTATATACCTTTGTTCCGGATATTGCCTATACAGCTCATTAACTGAAATTCATTTTCAAGAGCTTCGAGGAATGTATTTCCACGGTTCACTTGAGAAGTGGCTTCTCTATTCATATCCCTGAGTGTTTGAACCAAGATATCTCCCCTGATCATAGGGTCTTCAACTTTAGCTGGAAACATCTTAGTAGAAACTTGGGCATCATGCTCCCTAAGTTGATCATTTAAATAGCAGTAGTGCAATAATCTCCAACAAAATCTGACTGTTCTCTTTGACAACATCTTTATACCAAGACCTATGTCGCTAAGTATGCTGTCAGACGATGCCTCTCCATTGCTTTGGGACTTGGACATAACTTTAAACCCCTGAAGCAATGATGGTAACAATGAATTGTACAATCTTGAAAGGGTATTCAGTAATTCCTCAACCCCATAGCTGCAATCAAACATAAGCACCATTTGAGCGAGGAAACAGGGAAAAATATCCAGGGAAACCACAATCATTGCGATGAATGAGAAGCTTACCTCATTTCAAAATTAGTACATAACAATAAAGCAGCAGGTTGATAAGCACCAATAAAGGAATCCATAGTGACAATCGCATCATTTATAAAATCTAGCACCTGAGGTAAATTGAATTTATTATCAACTCAGGAAGATATATCATGCAACAATGTAGCAGGCACGTCAGAATAAGTCTAGCACCGATAAAAAGTAACCTCCAAGAAATCTTTCTGAAGCTGGTCATACCCATTAGCACTAGATTCGGATGAAGTGAGCACCTGTAATCCAATTGTGATTAAGACGGGTTCATACATATAAGACATCAGAAAAGAACAATTATCTGATAGTTGAAAATACATGACAAATTCAATATTGTTACTATTGGTCTCAATGTTTAATCACATTAAGAAAAATACATGAGTATTTTCTCACGAGAT
The nucleotide sequence above comes from Phragmites australis chromosome 4, lpPhrAust1.1, whole genome shotgun sequence. Encoded proteins:
- the LOC133916703 gene encoding uncharacterized protein LOC133916703, whose protein sequence is MSSSTPPAHQSKPSSHHHRHHHHNHPAPRQPPPPHQRYVPKSAAPKPSPSLTTALRSSAASSSSASGACGSSTSAGVGRGGRGGAADGFVAYLPHDEAVAAGLGGLDAQESQAVVDLLNDALAALLRAKPREFWRHVAQNTSLHDFLDSYLQFRHRWYDLPHRGPEGTLAGLVVGELELCRRVFMVLYRISSNKDPGAGRGESLSMKEHTAFLLEKKLLDLPKLMDICAIYEHDNSKLTSSLVTNAINVQPNVLDSINIVIPQFLNIFHTMHDRCMTSLQVLTSSESSANGYDQLQKDFLEVLDFINDAIVTMDSFIGAYQPAALLLCTNFEMSYGVEELLNTLSRLYNSLLPSLLQGFKVMSKSQSNGEASSDSILSDIGLGIKMLSKRTVRFCWRLLHYCYLNDQLREHDAQVSTKMFPAKVEDPMIRGDILVQTLRDMNREATSQVNRGNTFLEALENEFQLMSCIGNIRNKGWIYMDDEHFQFISRLCGSTHTSWNSVPDLAVSSHGGELQQKDEEAAIIESKISQIRDLFPDYGKGFLAACLEAYNLNPEEVIQRILEGTLHQDLLALDTSSEEMPQKKLAPTAVKDKGKGILVQTAPQSTETCYIVEDGPSSVSSASQGPSSSVSSVRQGRFTRKANDDLPDTATLDSNAKSAVRSVILESQYEYEDEYDDSFDDLGFSVVESSYDEIDGANDTEASSQGPRWNSQKKPQFFVKDGKNYSYKVAGSVAASSAREAAVMRQTQKDTIYGLGRGGNVPMGVPNRHHIDVEEEEVDDANNLSRGGSNPRGRGRRGGRGRGNPPEENENPNGQGFGRGGRRGGWNQGNPAEENGRPNGQQGFGRGARRGDRSHDHLSEDNEDHDPAQGFARGGLARGGGGGRRGGRNHNRRDRAMKKHMQGMTGL